One window of Candidatus Tokpelaia hoelldoblerii genomic DNA carries:
- a CDS encoding Transcriptional regulatory protein, TetR family (bhsal14010), with translation MVKTDEKRNVLRGKVLDYVEGQIAAHGLASLNIRDIAAAVGCSVGTVYNLYADLDALIIAANSQTLHALDRHLAKIDHDNRDKAPLTRLLALSHAYLDFVVANRNRWAAVFEHILPPDGQIPDWHLQEHYALFRYIEAPLAALKPISRQGCRLLARNLYSGVHGIIFLGLQGRMPILSQDVLRGQLRLILTAFVRGYCADTTL, from the coding sequence GTGGTGAAAACGGATGAAAAGCGCAATGTCCTGCGCGGGAAAGTGCTCGATTATGTTGAAGGGCAGATTGCCGCCCATGGTCTGGCCAGCCTGAATATACGTGATATTGCTGCTGCTGTGGGCTGTTCTGTCGGCACTGTGTATAATCTTTATGCTGATCTTGACGCGCTGATTATCGCCGCCAATTCACAGACTCTGCATGCGCTTGACCGGCATCTGGCAAAAATTGACCATGACAACCGTGACAAGGCCCCGCTGACGCGGCTGCTGGCGCTCAGCCATGCGTATCTTGATTTTGTTGTGGCAAACCGCAACCGCTGGGCGGCGGTGTTTGAACATATATTACCGCCGGACGGGCAGATTCCCGACTGGCACCTGCAGGAACATTACGCGCTGTTTCGTTATATTGAAGCGCCGCTTGCCGCCCTCAAACCCATTTCGCGGCAGGGTTGCCGGTTGCTGGCGCGCAATCTGTATTCCGGTGTGCACGGCATTATTTTTCTGGGGCTGCAGGGGCGTATGCCAATTTTGTCACAGGATGTGCTGCGCGGGCAATTGCGCCTGATTCTGACTGCTTTTGTCAGAGGCTATTGCGCTGATACGACCCTGTGA
- a CDS encoding Glutamine amidotransferase, class I (bhsal13990), translated as MSGHSQPLIAIPANSFPYEDHIRHGVQAQYLAAALDVAGVTPLLVPALGEKLDIAAILDSVDGILITGARSNVHPAHYGEAETAAHAPFDPGRDATTLPLIRMALARGIPLLAICRGMQELNVALGGTLLSHVQELPGRDDHRAPENALPDERYTLRQKVSVRKNSRLAAIVGAGDILVNSVHEQAIGELAPAVTVEATAPDGTIEAISVRDAKDFALGLQWHPEYWATSDKPSNAIFKSFGAAVYNCHARKTSPRNQK; from the coding sequence ATGTCCGGTCACTCCCAGCCTCTTATTGCCATTCCGGCAAACAGTTTCCCTTATGAAGACCATATCCGCCATGGCGTACAGGCGCAATATCTCGCCGCCGCGCTTGATGTCGCCGGTGTCACGCCGCTGCTTGTCCCGGCTTTGGGAGAAAAGCTCGATATTGCCGCCATCCTTGATTCTGTTGACGGCATCCTGATAACCGGCGCGCGCTCCAATGTGCACCCCGCCCATTACGGCGAGGCGGAAACAGCGGCGCATGCCCCGTTTGATCCGGGCCGTGACGCAACCACTCTGCCGCTTATCCGCATGGCGCTTGCCCGCGGCATACCGCTTCTGGCCATCTGCCGCGGCATGCAGGAGCTAAACGTTGCCCTTGGCGGCACGCTTCTTTCCCATGTGCAGGAATTGCCCGGGCGGGACGACCACCGCGCACCGGAAAACGCCCTGCCGGACGAACGTTATACCCTGCGCCAGAAAGTCAGCGTGCGGAAAAACAGCCGCCTCGCCGCCATTGTCGGTGCCGGGGATATTCTGGTCAATTCGGTGCATGAACAGGCAATCGGCGAACTGGCGCCGGCAGTGACGGTTGAAGCAACAGCCCCCGACGGCACGATTGAGGCAATCTCCGTCAGGGACGCAAAGGATTTTGCCCTTGGGCTGCAATGGCACCCGGAATACTGGGCAACGTCAGACAAGCCTTCCAACGCTATTTTCAAAAGTTTCGGCGCGGCCGTTTACAACTGCCACGCCAGGAAAACATCACCCCGCAATCAGAAATGA
- the folD gene encoding Tetrahydrofolate dehydrogenase/cyclohydrolase FolD (bhsal14000) — MANIISGTHLAADVIETVKTGAQALLKSHDIRPGLAVIIVGEDPASQIYVASKGRKAEECGFHAVTHRLTADTSEDQLLQLIGELNADPAIHGILVQLPLPAHIHEENITQAVSPDKDVDGFHYSNIGKLVAGAGEDGFVPCTPAGAMMMIRRVRGDDLSGLDAVVVGRSNIVGKPMASLLLAASATVTIAHSRTHELEEVVRSADILVTAIGQPEFVKGVWIKPGATIIDVGINRIPDPHKGEGATRLVGDVEFDIASVVARDITPVPGGVGPMTIAMLMANTLKAACLSAGVKPPVIR, encoded by the coding sequence ATGGCAAACATTATCAGCGGCACGCATTTGGCCGCAGACGTGATTGAAACAGTTAAAACCGGTGCGCAGGCACTGCTGAAAAGCCATGATATCCGCCCCGGGCTTGCCGTTATCATTGTCGGGGAAGATCCGGCCAGTCAGATTTATGTCGCCTCCAAGGGGCGCAAGGCGGAAGAGTGCGGCTTTCACGCCGTCACCCACCGGCTCACAGCGGACACCAGCGAGGACCAGCTGTTGCAGCTGATTGGTGAATTAAACGCCGACCCGGCCATTCATGGCATTCTGGTGCAGCTGCCGCTGCCCGCCCATATCCATGAGGAAAACATCACACAGGCCGTTTCACCGGACAAGGATGTTGACGGTTTCCACTACAGCAATATCGGCAAACTCGTTGCCGGCGCGGGAGAAGACGGGTTTGTGCCCTGCACACCGGCCGGCGCGATGATGATGATTCGCCGCGTGCGCGGTGATGATCTTTCCGGTCTTGATGCGGTGGTGGTCGGCCGTTCCAATATTGTCGGCAAACCGATGGCCAGCCTGCTGCTTGCCGCCAGTGCCACAGTGACCATCGCCCACAGCCGCACGCACGAACTTGAGGAAGTGGTGCGCAGCGCCGATATTCTTGTCACCGCCATTGGCCAGCCTGAATTTGTCAAAGGCGTATGGATCAAGCCCGGCGCAACCATTATTGATGTCGGTATCAACCGTATCCCCGACCCGCACAAAGGTGAAGGTGCCACCCGGCTTGTCGGTGATGTTGAATTTGATATCGCTTCTGTGGTGGCGCGCGATATCACACCAGTGCCGGGCGGTGTCGGCCCGATGACCATCGCCATGCTGATGGCCAACACATTAAAGGCCGCCTGCCTCTCTGCCGGTGTTAAGCCACCGGTTATCCGCTAA
- the pntA2 gene encoding NAD(P) transhydrogenase subunit alpha-2 (bhsal13970), with product MVTEALDKAFENLAQAVDAVRTANDGVSDALAQAAQAASGGAIDPFIFQLAIFVLSIFVGYYVVWAVTPALHTPLMAVTNAISSVIVVGALLAVGLSLSGAATFFGFVALVLASVNIFGGFLVTQRMLAMYRKKEK from the coding sequence ATGGTGACAGAGGCTCTTGATAAAGCGTTTGAAAATCTGGCGCAGGCTGTTGACGCCGTGCGCACGGCAAATGACGGGGTTTCGGACGCGCTGGCACAAGCGGCGCAGGCCGCGAGCGGCGGGGCGATTGATCCGTTTATTTTTCAACTGGCGATTTTTGTGTTGTCGATTTTTGTCGGCTACTATGTTGTCTGGGCGGTGACGCCGGCTCTGCATACGCCGCTGATGGCGGTGACCAATGCGATTTCCTCGGTGATTGTTGTCGGCGCGCTGCTGGCGGTGGGGCTGTCGCTTTCCGGTGCGGCGACCTTTTTCGGATTTGTGGCGCTGGTTCTGGCGAGTGTCAATATTTTTGGCGGTTTTCTGGTGACGCAGCGCATGCTCGCCATGTACAGGAAAAAAGAAAAGTAA
- the pntA1 gene encoding NAD(P) transhydrogenase subunit alpha (bhsal13980), which translates to MAETIFIARETEKNEPRVAASPETVKKYVALGYQVAVEKAAGRLSAIPDEDYEKAGAGIVAAADGAKADIILKVRRPTAQEAAAYKKGAVVIALFDPFGAEREIEAIARAGVTGFSMEFMPRITRAQVMDVLSSQANLAGYQAVIDAASVYDRAVPMMMTAAGTVPAAKVFVMGAGVAGLQAIATARRLGAVVTANDVRPAAKEQVASLGAKFIAVEDDEFRAAETAGGYAREMSKDYQEKQAALTADHIARQDIVITTALVPGRPAPRLITREMLKTMRPGSVVVDLAVERGGNVEGAKVDEIVEVEGVKIVGYTNVAGRIAATASQLYARNLYAFVESMTDRQAKKLAVNDEDDLVKATLLTRDGRIVHPAFAKGEAKPKATTEERADRAEEREGAQ; encoded by the coding sequence TTGGCCGAGACTATTTTTATTGCCCGGGAGACAGAGAAAAACGAGCCGCGTGTTGCCGCCTCGCCCGAAACGGTGAAGAAGTATGTGGCACTTGGTTATCAGGTTGCTGTTGAAAAAGCGGCAGGCCGGCTTTCAGCAATTCCCGATGAAGATTATGAAAAGGCCGGTGCCGGGATTGTTGCCGCTGCGGATGGAGCAAAGGCGGATATTATCCTGAAAGTGCGCCGCCCGACGGCGCAGGAAGCGGCTGCTTACAAAAAGGGCGCGGTGGTCATTGCCCTCTTTGATCCTTTTGGGGCGGAAAGGGAAATTGAGGCCATTGCCAGGGCCGGTGTGACAGGGTTTTCCATGGAGTTCATGCCGCGCATCACCCGTGCGCAGGTGATGGATGTGCTGTCCTCGCAGGCCAATCTTGCCGGTTATCAGGCGGTGATTGACGCGGCGTCCGTTTATGACCGCGCTGTGCCGATGATGATGACTGCCGCCGGCACTGTACCGGCGGCGAAGGTGTTTGTCATGGGTGCGGGTGTTGCCGGTCTTCAGGCCATTGCCACGGCGCGCCGTCTGGGAGCCGTGGTGACAGCCAATGACGTGCGTCCGGCGGCGAAAGAGCAGGTAGCCTCCCTTGGCGCAAAGTTTATCGCGGTGGAGGATGACGAGTTCCGCGCTGCTGAAACAGCGGGCGGTTATGCCCGTGAAATGTCAAAAGACTATCAGGAAAAACAGGCGGCGCTGACAGCGGATCATATTGCCAGGCAGGATATTGTCATCACCACGGCGCTTGTCCCCGGGCGTCCCGCGCCGCGGCTTATCACCCGTGAAATGCTGAAAACCATGCGCCCCGGTTCGGTGGTGGTGGACCTCGCGGTTGAGCGCGGCGGCAATGTTGAAGGTGCGAAGGTGGACGAGATTGTCGAGGTCGAAGGCGTGAAGATTGTCGGCTATACCAATGTGGCGGGCCGAATCGCCGCCACGGCTTCACAGCTTTATGCGCGCAATCTTTATGCCTTTGTTGAAAGCATGACGGACAGGCAAGCAAAAAAGCTGGCTGTCAATGATGAGGATGACCTTGTCAAGGCGACCTTGCTGACCCGTGACGGCAGGATTGTTCATCCTGCTTTCGCGAAAGGAGAGGCGAAACCAAAAGCAACCACAGAAGAGAGAGCCGACAGGGCGGAAGAGAGAGAAGGAGCACAGTAA